In Eubalaena glacialis isolate mEubGla1 chromosome 12, mEubGla1.1.hap2.+ XY, whole genome shotgun sequence, a single window of DNA contains:
- the QRSL1 gene encoding glutamyl-tRNA(Gln) amidotransferase subunit A, mitochondrial isoform X1 has product MLGRTLREVSAALKQGQVTPTELCQRCLSLIKKTKFLNAYITVSEEVALKQAEESEKRYKKGLSLGDLDGIPVAVKDNFSTAGIETTCASNMLKGYVPPYNATVVQKLLDQGALLMGKTNLDEFAMGSGSTDGIFGPVKNPWSYSKQYREKRKQKSHGENEDSDWLITGGSSGGSAAAVSAFTCFAALGSDTGGSTRNPAAHCGVVGLKPSYGLVSRHGLIPLVNSMDVPGILTRCVDDAAIVLGILAGHDPKDSTTIQDPVKPFTLPSLTDVSKLCIGIPKEYLTPELSSEVQSLWSKAAHLFESEGAKVIEVSLPHTSYSIVCYHVLCTSEVASNMARFDGLEYGHRCDTDVSTEAMYAATRREGFNDVVRERILSGNFFLLKENYENYFVKAQKVRRLIARDFVNVFNSGVDVLLTPTTLSEAVPHTEFIREDNRTRSAQDDIFTQAVNMAGLPAVSVPVALSSQGLPIGLQFIGRAFCDQQLLTVAKWFEKRVQFPVIPLQELMDDRSSIFENEKLASVSLK; this is encoded by the exons GTTTCTGCGGCACTGAAACAAGGCCAAGTTACTCCAACTGAGCTCTGTCAAAGATGTCTCTCCCTTATCAAGAAGACCAAGTTTCTAAATGCTTATATTACTGTATCAGAAGAGGTGGCCTTAAAGCAAGCTGAAGAATCAGAGAAAAGATATAAGAAAG GTCTCTCACTCGGGGATTTAGATGGAATTCCTGTTGCGGTAAAAGACAACTTTAGCACGGCCGGCATTGAGACAACATGTGCATCAAACATGCTGAAAG gttaTGTACCACCTTATAATGCTACAGTAGTTCAGAAGTTGTTGGATCAGGGAGCTCTACTAATGGGAAAAACAAACTTAGATGAGTTTGCTATGGG ATCCGGAAGCACAGATGGCATATTTGGACCGGTTAAAAACCCCTGGAGTTATTCAAAACAATATAGAGAAAAGAGGAAGCAGAAGTCTCATGGTGAGAATGAGGATTCAGATTGGCTGATAACTGGAGGAAGCTCAGGAGGGAGCGCGGCGGCTGTGTCAGCGTTCACGTGCTTTGC gGCTTTAGGATCAGATACAGGAGGATCAACCAGAAATCCAGCTGCCCACTGTGGGGTTGTTGGTTTGAAACCTAGCTATGGCTTAGTTTCTCGTCATGGCCTCATTCCCCTGGTGAATTCAATGGATGTGCCAGGAATCCTAACCAGATGTGTGGATGATGCAGCCATTGTGTTGG GTATACTAGCTGGGCATGATCCCAAAGATTCTACCACAATTCAAGATCCTGTTAAACCATTTACGCTTCCCAGTTTGACAGATGTGAGCAAACTGTGTATAGGAATTCCGAAG GAATATCTTACACCAGAATTGTCGAGTGAAGTACAATCTCTTTGGTCCAAAGCTGCTCATCTCTTTGAGTCTGAGGGGGCCAAAGTAATTGAAGTGTCCCTGCCCCACACCAGTTACTCAATTGTCTGCTACCACGTATTGTGTACATCGGAAGTGGCGTCGAATATGGCAAGATTTGATGGGCTAGAGTATG GTCACAGATGTGACACTGATGTGTCTACTGAAGCCATGTATGCTGCAACCAGACGAGAAGGGTTCAATGATGTGGTGAGAGAAAGAATCCTCTCAGGAaactttttcttattaaaaga aaactatgagaatTATTTTGTCAAAGCACAGAAGGTGAGACGACTCATTGCTCGTGATTTTGTGAATGTTTTTAACTCTGGAGTGGATGTCTTGCTAACTCCTACCACCTTAAGTGAGGCAGTGCCACACACGGAGTTCATCAGAGAAGACAATAGAACACGAAGTGCCCAGGATGATATTTTTACACAGGCTGTAAATATGGCAG ggTTGCCAGCAGTGAGTGTCCCTGTGGCCCTCTCAAGCCAAGGGTTGCCAATCGGACTACAGTTTATTGGACGTGCATTTTGTGACCAGCAGCTTCTTACAGTTGCCAAATGGTTTGAAAAACGAGTACAGTTTCCTGTTATTCCGCTTCAGGAACTAATGGATGATCGTTCATCaatctttgaaaatgaaaagttaGCTTCTGTTTCTCTAAAATAG
- the QRSL1 gene encoding glutamyl-tRNA(Gln) amidotransferase subunit A, mitochondrial isoform X2, with product MLGRTLREVSAALKQGQVTPTELCQRCLSLIKKTKFLNAYITVSEEVALKQAEESEKRYKKGLSLGDLDGIPVAVKDNFSTAGIETTCASNMLKGYVPPYNATVVQKLLDQGALLMGKTNLDEFAMGSGSTDGIFGPVKNPWSYSKQYREKRKQKSHGENEDSDWLITGGSSGGSAAAVSAFTCFAALGSDTGGSTRNPAAHCGVVGLKPSYGLVSRHGLIPLVNSMDVPGILTRCVDDAAIVLGILAGHDPKDSTTIQDPVKPFTLPSLTDVSKLCIGIPKEYLTPELSSEVQSLWSKAAHLFESEGAKVIEVSLPHTSYSIVCYHVLCTSEVASNMARFDGLEYGHRCDTDVSTEAMYAATRREGFNDVGCQQ from the exons GTTTCTGCGGCACTGAAACAAGGCCAAGTTACTCCAACTGAGCTCTGTCAAAGATGTCTCTCCCTTATCAAGAAGACCAAGTTTCTAAATGCTTATATTACTGTATCAGAAGAGGTGGCCTTAAAGCAAGCTGAAGAATCAGAGAAAAGATATAAGAAAG GTCTCTCACTCGGGGATTTAGATGGAATTCCTGTTGCGGTAAAAGACAACTTTAGCACGGCCGGCATTGAGACAACATGTGCATCAAACATGCTGAAAG gttaTGTACCACCTTATAATGCTACAGTAGTTCAGAAGTTGTTGGATCAGGGAGCTCTACTAATGGGAAAAACAAACTTAGATGAGTTTGCTATGGG ATCCGGAAGCACAGATGGCATATTTGGACCGGTTAAAAACCCCTGGAGTTATTCAAAACAATATAGAGAAAAGAGGAAGCAGAAGTCTCATGGTGAGAATGAGGATTCAGATTGGCTGATAACTGGAGGAAGCTCAGGAGGGAGCGCGGCGGCTGTGTCAGCGTTCACGTGCTTTGC gGCTTTAGGATCAGATACAGGAGGATCAACCAGAAATCCAGCTGCCCACTGTGGGGTTGTTGGTTTGAAACCTAGCTATGGCTTAGTTTCTCGTCATGGCCTCATTCCCCTGGTGAATTCAATGGATGTGCCAGGAATCCTAACCAGATGTGTGGATGATGCAGCCATTGTGTTGG GTATACTAGCTGGGCATGATCCCAAAGATTCTACCACAATTCAAGATCCTGTTAAACCATTTACGCTTCCCAGTTTGACAGATGTGAGCAAACTGTGTATAGGAATTCCGAAG GAATATCTTACACCAGAATTGTCGAGTGAAGTACAATCTCTTTGGTCCAAAGCTGCTCATCTCTTTGAGTCTGAGGGGGCCAAAGTAATTGAAGTGTCCCTGCCCCACACCAGTTACTCAATTGTCTGCTACCACGTATTGTGTACATCGGAAGTGGCGTCGAATATGGCAAGATTTGATGGGCTAGAGTATG GTCACAGATGTGACACTGATGTGTCTACTGAAGCCATGTATGCTGCAACCAGACGAGAAGGGTTCAATGATGTG ggTTGCCAGCAGTGA
- the QRSL1 gene encoding glutamyl-tRNA(Gln) amidotransferase subunit A, mitochondrial isoform X3, with translation MLGRTLREVSAALKQGQVTPTELCQRCLSLIKKTKFLNAYITVSEEVALKQAEESEKRYKKGLSLGDLDGIPVAVKDNFSTAGIETTCASNMLKGYVPPYNATVVQKLLDQGALLMGKTNLDEFAMGSGSTDGIFGPVKNPWSYSKQYREKRKQKSHGENEDSDWLITGGSSGGSAAAVSAFTCFAALGSDTGGSTRNPAAHCGVVGLKPSYGLVSRHGLIPLVNSMDVPGILTRCVDDAAIVLGILAGHDPKDSTTIQDPVKPFTLPSLTDVSKLCIGIPKEYLTPELSSEVQSLWSKAAHLFESEGAKVIEVSLPHTSYSIVCYHVLCTSEVASNMARFDGLEYGHRCDTDVSTEAMYAATRREGFNDVKL, from the exons GTTTCTGCGGCACTGAAACAAGGCCAAGTTACTCCAACTGAGCTCTGTCAAAGATGTCTCTCCCTTATCAAGAAGACCAAGTTTCTAAATGCTTATATTACTGTATCAGAAGAGGTGGCCTTAAAGCAAGCTGAAGAATCAGAGAAAAGATATAAGAAAG GTCTCTCACTCGGGGATTTAGATGGAATTCCTGTTGCGGTAAAAGACAACTTTAGCACGGCCGGCATTGAGACAACATGTGCATCAAACATGCTGAAAG gttaTGTACCACCTTATAATGCTACAGTAGTTCAGAAGTTGTTGGATCAGGGAGCTCTACTAATGGGAAAAACAAACTTAGATGAGTTTGCTATGGG ATCCGGAAGCACAGATGGCATATTTGGACCGGTTAAAAACCCCTGGAGTTATTCAAAACAATATAGAGAAAAGAGGAAGCAGAAGTCTCATGGTGAGAATGAGGATTCAGATTGGCTGATAACTGGAGGAAGCTCAGGAGGGAGCGCGGCGGCTGTGTCAGCGTTCACGTGCTTTGC gGCTTTAGGATCAGATACAGGAGGATCAACCAGAAATCCAGCTGCCCACTGTGGGGTTGTTGGTTTGAAACCTAGCTATGGCTTAGTTTCTCGTCATGGCCTCATTCCCCTGGTGAATTCAATGGATGTGCCAGGAATCCTAACCAGATGTGTGGATGATGCAGCCATTGTGTTGG GTATACTAGCTGGGCATGATCCCAAAGATTCTACCACAATTCAAGATCCTGTTAAACCATTTACGCTTCCCAGTTTGACAGATGTGAGCAAACTGTGTATAGGAATTCCGAAG GAATATCTTACACCAGAATTGTCGAGTGAAGTACAATCTCTTTGGTCCAAAGCTGCTCATCTCTTTGAGTCTGAGGGGGCCAAAGTAATTGAAGTGTCCCTGCCCCACACCAGTTACTCAATTGTCTGCTACCACGTATTGTGTACATCGGAAGTGGCGTCGAATATGGCAAGATTTGATGGGCTAGAGTATG GTCACAGATGTGACACTGATGTGTCTACTGAAGCCATGTATGCTGCAACCAGACGAGAAGGGTTCAATGATGTG aaactatga